The Dehalobacter sp. DCM sequence CAGGAGATAGATTGATCGCTAAACCGATAAACAGGTTAAGCCAGAAAAAAGCGCACGCTTGAATCAAAAAAGGACGTCGATGCCACGTAATGAAACCCACTATCCAAAACGTAAATCCGAGAATGTATAGCGGCAGTTTTGCTAATACATTCTTAACCGCATCACTCTTGGGGATGTTAACGACGCGGCTGTCTGATTGACCCGGCTTACGAAATTCAATCGCAGCAGCACCTTCCGCATGATTCCATTTCTTTATGTTGGAATAATCGCCAACAGCCCCGTGGTCAATACTGACAATGATGTCGCCGACCCGTATTCCGGAGCGATAGCCTTCATAGCTCTGGTCGCTGTTGACGACAATCCAGTTTCCATCTTTATAGGCTATCTCCAGCCCGATACACGATTGATCTTTCCAAAGGGAAATAAATATTAACGTAATAATCATCGAGATAATGAAAGCAATGTAATATATGTGTTTTTTGAATTGGTTACTCCACAACAAGTTTAATCATCTTTTCTTTTCTTACTGCGTCAGCCGGGAATTCTTCCATTACTCCCAGCACCTTTTGCTTAAATTTCTCATACATAACCTGACAATAAGGGGTAACCCCTTCTTCATGAAATAAACGCATCACGTCGTTTTGTTCTTTTTCACCAAACGCCCCTCGTCCTTGACGCGCTTTTGCCGCGAGATGACTGAAGCGAACGGCCTTTTCTTCTTGTAGAACGCTCAACAGATACGTAAACGGAAGTGTTTTTGTATTGTTAAAAAAATCTCTTTTCTTCGAGAAGTTTAAGAAATCCCGTAAATCATTCCGTATTTGATTCATTATTCCATAATATATACCGACTTGGCCAAAGCCGTTAAGCACCGAATCAGAGACGCCGGCAAACAGTGCCCCAAGCTGAAAAGCACAGGACATAAGGGCTCCTGATTTTTGCTCTACTAATTCGAAATATTGCTGCAGTGAAATACGACTGCTCTCTTCATATAAAGTCTCCCTGAATTGTCCGTCACACGCAACCAAACCTGTCTGATTCAGAACGTGTTTACTTAATCGATACAACTGGGGATCTTCAACAGCAGACAGTGCTTTATCACTGAGCATAAGAAAACAAAGGCCTAGATTCAATGCCTGGGCATTGGAGATTTTACGCCAAGGAAGCTCATCGTTATCCTGATCCTGAATATCATCAAAGATATCCGCAGCCGTTGCGAATAATTCCATTGCAATAGCTGCGGACAATGCACTCATTGTATTCCCTTTGGCATAGTCACAGGCTAACAGAGTGAAATTTGCCCACCGGAATGACTTTTCATCCGTGTATTCTGCGTTCAGGGAAGAGATGAGCAGCTGCTGCATCTCGGAATTGATTCCTGCTCCAGTGATCATGTCCATAATAGTTTGTGAGATCAGCCGATTAGTCTGAAGATCGCCCATCAATCACATCCAGGCGGTTAATTCGACACTTCCTGCCAGTGTGCCATTTCCCGATACCTTAAATTGCGGGGTATTGTTGATCATTCTGATTTCTTTTTCGATCAACTCTCTTTTGCTTTTCTCAGACATAAATTTTTGAGGATCTTTCACAAACTGGTTGACTTGGGATGCGATTTCTTGATAATTCATAGTGAAACGCTCCTTTCAAAAATATAACATATAATAATTGTTTGACATCAATTTCCATATTCCTTCTTTAAAACGAGAAATAATGTTAACTTTTTATCTTTTTTCCGACATAAGTTGAATAAATGTCGCATCATAATTCCGTCACCGAATAATTGCTGTATTCCTCATAAGCATTAGAAATTATCTAACCACAAAATTAGGTACGGTGAAGCATTCTACAATACTGCCGATGATGTTCTTCGTTCCGGCTCGGGTATAGATGCCCTGGAACTTGCCGTCATAGAGATATAAGCCAATGATATAGTTGCTGTCGATAAACCGGACGTTTTCCCGGTTGAAAAAGGCCATAGGGAGTTTCGGGACGATGCAGAATTCCTGCAATAGATAGTCCTGTCCGGCTTCTTCCCGTATGATCCCCTCCCACTGTTCCGATGTATAGTCCCGGCCAATCCGAACGCCGTGGGACGCATATTTATCCATTGGTTTTAACACCAGCTGATCTTTATTTTCTCTCGCTGCCATTACCATCTGCGGGTCACCGCTATCAAAAATCCGTGTATAGGGGATATGTTCCCGAATAAAATCCCGGTCTTCCTCTGAGAGGAAAGGGGTTTTCTCAACGTCATGAAGAAGCGCAAAAATAACTTTATTGTGCGCGATTTGTGAACGGAAAGGTCCAACCACACAGACATCGCCGTTCAAATAAGCGTCGAAAAACGGCTTACAGGCATCGGCATGAGCCATGGCTTCGGCGGTGACTAAGCGGCGATAAACACAATCGATGCGAAAATTCTCATGATAAAGTTTGCCGTCGCGATAATCCAATGATCGTACGTCAACGACCCGCGTCGGACAACCGGCCCGCTGAAATGCCTTCTGGTATTCAATAAATTCACTGGGGATCTTGCCCGAAAACCAATCGACGAGTGCCACCTGCGGCAGATCGTTGCTTCTGCTGAACTCGGCATATTTATTCTTGACGATTTGTACCCAGGAATCGAATAGCTCAAAATCCTGAAGCGTATGCGTTTTTTCTATCTCCTTGATCGCCGTCGAGGCTTTAAAGATTCGGGCTAATTCCTGCTGTTCAATCATACCGGAGGAGCCATCCGTATTTAATTCACAAAATTGAAATCTTCCGCTGTCAAAATTGTAGAATATATCAAACCGGCCAATCGGAATATCCGGTTCATAACCTGGATCCTTAAGGATCAATGCTTCTAAGAGCGGATCAAAACCAAAATGAACCCGAAAGTTTTCATCTTCGAGGTACTTGCAGATAACTTTCTCCAGAATACCGTATAATTGGTGGGTCAATTGGGTGAAACGCCGGATATCGGTCTCTGTTAAAAACATGGGCTGATACAGAAATTCGACCGGTTTATCCTTATATTCGGCAACGGAATGCGCGACTTCCTCGAAAACCTGCTTATAGGAAGCAATATAGGTGTCGGCGTTGGCTAGTACCCTTTGCTGGTATTTTTCAAATAATTGTTCGGTGGACATGATTTTACCTCCTGAATATTAATTTGCTGTCAGCGGATTTTTATGCCGACCCCTTTATTGAAAAGGATGATTGCGGCCAGGAAAGACGCCAGCATCATAACCGCGGTTAAGGCAATATGAACGACGATACTGCCTTCATACAGGCCTAAGTATGCGGCACGCGTGATGCTGACCAGGGGATAGATCGGGTTGATAAAACGGATGGCCGATAAGATACCAGGCAATTTCGCGATTTCAAAAAATACGCCGCCTAAATACGCCAGAGGCGTAATCACGATAGCCAAGACAAAATTCATCTTTTCAAAATTATCCAGAACCAATCCGCAAATGAGTCCCAAAGAAGCGAAAAAAAATGAGGTCGCAGCTAACGCCATGAGAAATAGCCACGGATGTTCTAACTGCATACCGATGAAAACGATCGTAGACACATAAGTCATAATACCGACTAAAATACCGCGAAACGTCCCCCCGAGAATAAACGCCAGTGATATTTCTGCATTTGAGATCGGATAGCTGTTCATGTCCTGGAGCGTATTCTGGAACTTTTGAGATACCAACGAAAACGACGGATTCTGAAAGGCAGCAAAGATGGCCCCCATGGAAGCCAGGCCCGGTACCAGAAACTGCAGATAATTGACACCCTCAATCCCCACCTGCTGGGTTCTGAGCATACCGCCGAAAATACCCAAATACAGGATATTGGAGATAAGCGGCGCCAGTATCGTTTGGATCGGAACCTTCATAAATCGCTGAATCTCTCTGCCCAGAAGGGTAATAAAACCCACTTTATTATAAAACAGTGTGCCCATTTCCAGTCTCCTCACGATGGATAAAACTTAAATAAATATCCTCCAGTTTAGGCTTCTCTATAGTCAGATCACTATATACGAGCTGATGCTGCGAGATACGCGCCATGACCGTGGCTAAATCCGTTTTCAGGGCTGTTAGCTGAACCCGGTTGTTATCGATGATGTGCGGATCAAATTCAGCTAAACATGCCATATCCCCCGGCGTTACGGCATGTTCAAATTGGAAGCTGACCGTCACGCGGCGGGAGAATTTCTCCATCAGCTGCACCTTGGGTTCATCGGCAACAATTTGGCCGCTGTCAATGATCACAATACGGTTGCAGAGTTTTTCCGCTTCCTCAATATAATGGGTGGTCAGGATAATTGTTGTCCCGGAGGCATGCAATCGAATCAAAAAATCATACAGCGTATGCCGCATCTCGATATCAACACCGGCCGTCGGCTCATCAAGAATGAGTATTTTGGGCCGGTGCACCAGAGCTTTTGCGATCAGAAAGCGTTTCTTCATCCCTCCGGAGAGTTCCCGGATGTTGGCGTTGCGTTTGTCCTGCAAATACAGCGCTTCCAACAATTCGTCAATGGTGTCCGTGTTCTTGCGGATGCCAAAATAGCCGGACTGTTTTTTCAGTGTTTCATAGAGGGGGAACGTCGAGTCATATCCCGTTTCCTGGGGGACGATGCCGATGATCCTTTTGGTCGCCAGCGCCTGGGTATCCAAATCATAACCGTCGATGATGACCTTACCGCCGGTTTTAAGCACATTGCCGCCCAAAATATTGATCAGCGTTGTTTTTCCGGCTCCGTTCTGACCCAGCAGCGCAGTAAATTCGCCTTTCTGGATATCGAGATTGATATGTTTTAATGCCTCTTTCTTCGCGGGCTGGTAGGTTTTGGACAGATCGTTGATTGTCAGCATCGTTTTTCTCCACAGGATACTTTTCTCGGATAGGGGTAAGTATTTCTCTCAAAACTCGGAGCGAATGCCGCTACCGAATTTTCATCTAAATTCTTATCTGGATACTTTTCCGTATGTGCAGCCGCCTGACGAAGACCAAACATAAGCAAGCTCTCCTCATGCGCCATCATTTCCCGGGCGATCCGGGATGACGGTAAACGTGTTATATCCGTAAGCTTAGCGTATTCCTTGCGGACACTTTGCCGGTATAGGCTGTTTCCCGTATTTTTATCCATCAGTCCGGCGATGGCTGCTAACTTTCCAAAGATCTTTTCGCCGAATTCCCTCAGTGAAATCATTTTACCATCATACCGGTGGAGCATCAGCCCGTTCTTCCTGCCGTAAAGAGCCGTCAAATGATGATTGGCATTGATTTGTTTAAGCTCGTCTGCTGTTATAGAGTCACTATGTTCAAATAGACAGTACATCATGAATACTTGAAGAAAGTGAAGCCCGCTCAGGCTAATCCCTACTTTCTCAAAGGGATCCAGATCCAGCATCCGGATTTCAATGTAGTCCACGCCTCTTTCTACCAGTGCCTTCAATTGGGTTTCACCCTTGCGGACATTCTGTTTAACACGGATCGAAGAGTAAAATTCGCTTTCTGTCTGCAGAATATTGCCGTTTAATTGTACCGGCAGGTTGTTTTCCCGAAAGCCAAGACGTGTATAATCCGGATTTTCCTGTTCAAGCATCTCCCGTACTTTTTCTGTATATTCCCCCAGGTTGTTAAAAAAAACACTGTAACGGTTTTGATAGGTATTGGAATAGCCAAACCGGCTGACGCGCAAGGATGTTGTATATTGATACAAATCCGGAATACCCTCGCGGCAGCAGGGACAATTCTTTTTGATGACCTCGAGCTCCTTTTTGATCACCGAAAGGTAGCTCGAATCACAATAAGGTGAAGCGCCAAACAGATAAATCAAAAGCCAGCGGCTGCGCAAAAAATTCCTGGCAAGCGCGAAATAAATCTGATCCACAAACTCACGCCGCCCACGATCTTTTTCCTGATCCACGGTGTTTTTATCCTCACAAGCATGACTATCTGAAAGCGTATTTGGATTGCCATATTCGCCATACAAATAATCCAGCAACTCATGACTCAATGAAAAATTATAATGTATACCAGAAATCATCTGCATTTTCTTACCATACCGCAGCGCCAATCCGCGTCGGTAAGTTTCTTTATCGCGCCCGTATGCTGTATCAGCAAAGCGGGCTATCGGTATGCGGTCTTCATCGGGAAGTCTGGGCGGCATACTTAGCGGCCAGAGCAGTTCATCTCCGATCCCCTCATCCACTTCCTTCCATATGGCCTGTAAAGCGGCATAAGCTTCCCGCACGGAGGGATATGGCGGCGTGATCATCTCCACCTGACTTTCGGCAAAGTCCGTCGTAATCCGTGAATTGATTGTTTTGTCACCAAATTGCGCCGGATGAGGCGTCAGCGCAAGTTGACCTGAAGCGGTTATCCTTTGCGACTCCAGCTCCAGTCCGAAATTCCCTTCTCTGAGCAATCGATTTTTATTGTTATAAGCAAATAGCTGTCTCACTTCATCAAAATTCCATAGCATTTTTAATTCGTCCTCAACCAGTTAATAATTTCGTTGGATTCATAGAGGGGCTTGCCGTCGATAAATAAACATGGAACCTGATTCTTGCCGCCAATCCGCATGAGTTCCTGATAGGCGTCCGGTTCTTTATGAATATTTTTATAGGTTATCGGGATATTTTTCTGCTCAATAAATCGAATCACTTTTTGGCAATAGATACATCCATCAAAATAATACAACTGTAACTGCATCTTAACCGACCTCTTTTTTATCGCATTGAATAAAACCCTAATAATGATTGTCGATCTCATCTCCACTCATTATAAATCTTTCTTTGTATCCGCACAAATTTACCCCAGACCGGCGGCAATATTCATGATGGTACTTTTACTTATTAGATTTTACTTATTATTTCTTCCTTCTATATAAGACGATCAAAATTGCAGGTACGCTAATAAGTAATCCAATCAATGCCGCACTGACTTGAAACACTTGAAGTACCGGGACAAACACTGACTGAAATCCATTAGCCGTTATACTGCCCAGCCCAAGAACAATTGTGTCAATTCCGGGAATGAAACGTGCCTGATAAATGATATGACCTGCTATAACCAATGGTATGACAGCAAAAACCAGTTTAATTCTGGTTGAGGCCCCTTTGGTTTTAAATGGTCTTCCGATCCACCAACCGCATACTCCCCCCAACAGAGCGCACGTTATGTACGCTGCACTGAACCACATAAGCCATTTATCTGCAGACCAAACTTCACGGAGAGATTCAAAATAATTCAGCGGGAATAAAATGAAAAGGATTACGCCGATAAAGACCACATACCCTTGGTTTATCCGTGTAAGATGCCATACTTCACGAGCGGGGATCCGAATATTCACTTGAACGGAATGATGGGGACAAATACGCAAGCAGTTAAAGCAAAGCTTACAATCGAGATTATTGTCCAGATAAGGAAGGTGTTGGGACATGGGACAGCCCTTGATATCGCCTTTGCCGACATAGCATTCCAAGGTGGTACATTTATTCAGACAGACTGTCGCGTCTGCTCTCACTTCCATAAAAGACCCAATGGATGCAACCCCGATAAAACCACCCAAGGGGCAGAAGTGTCGGCACCAGTTGTGCCTCGGATAAAGTATACTGACACATATCGCGGCCAGCTGAATGACGATGAGTAATATTCCCGTATAAAGCAGGTTATACCGCATATGGCTCACAACTTCGATCCAAAAAATAAGGACAAAGAGGATACTTACAATTAAGTAATCATATTTCACAATGACAGCAGGCAACGTACGTTTAGGATGAAACCTGTTTTGAAAAAAGTCCATAATGGTTGAAAACGGACATACCGTGCACCATATTCTGCCCAGAAAAGGCGATACAACAGCGATAATCGGCCACCATAGTCCCCAGATCAGGGCCAGCACTTTTAACTCAGGCGAAATAGGCAGAGGGGTGATCATCCCCACAATAATCACGATAAATAAGACGGCTGATATTCTCCGAAGCCACAGAATGCCGGAGCTTTCTTTAAAGAATTTATTAAAGAATGACCATTGCAGCAAGTTAATTTTTCGGCCGATTTTCTCTGATGTCGGTCCGAAAAAAATTTGTTCCAGACCAATAACATCTTCCAATGCAAGAAAGAAAGCCCTCTCAATCACTTGAATCAGTTCATTGACATTGCCTTGCCGATAGTGGTGCGAGAGTAACAGCTGCATTGCCTCCGGCGTCAGGGAAGGGAGAACGCGTTTGTTCCTTTGTGCCAGCATCTCCAGGATTCCCTGGGTTATAATCGGTATATCGCGTTTCCGTTCGCGCAGCGGTTTGACATAATGTGTATGCATAAAGCATGATTGTAATTCCGGAACGACTTGTCCTTCACCGGATGTTGTGGTTTGAATGCTTCCAATAATAAAATTCTTGTTCTTGTGGTACTGTAACAACTCTGCTAATTTAAGCTGCCCGGCAATAGAAATCTGATCAATATCATGAATAAATATGGTTCCACCTAAAGCGATATCAAATAGACTGTAATGCGGCATACCTGATGAATCCGCGCTATATGTCCCTGTCTTCGATAACAGTCCTTCCCATTGCTGCTCAAAGCGTCGGCCATCAACAACAACAAAAGGGGCAGTTTCACCGAAAAGCCGCTGATGCGCATGCCACGCAATCATTTGTCGCCCGGTTCCCCTTTCTCCCCGGATAAGTAAATTCCCTACCCGATTGACAAGCTTCTCTATTGTTTGTTCCACTTCGGACGTTGTCCGAACACTGCCCCATATACCGTAATATCTTTCTTGATGTTCGGTCAACTTGATAACGGAGCTTAATACTTCTTTATACTTCTTTTCAGAAAGCATTTGGTTTGCTTCGTTAAGATATTCACTTAGCTGAATGATGATCGTCTGATAAATCCGGGGCCAACGCAACAGCATCCGCGCGAAGTCTTCTGCGGTCATTCGCAGAAATCGGCATGGTTCAAGACAATGTGCGGTATAAAAAGAAGCACTGCCTGTTACCAGCGACAAATCACCAAACACCTGACCGGGCCCAAAGGTTTGCGGCGTGTTATAGTCCTGGTTCCGGCTATTTATTTCAACCTGGCCTTCCACAAGTAAATATAAAAACTGGGCTTTTTGACCTTCTTCAATAATAATAGCCTCTTTAGTAAAGGTCTCCCATTGAAAGTCTTTCTTCAACTCGAATAATTCGTGTGTAGATAATCCGTCGAGGATGGTAACCTTTGAAAGGGAACTGAGTATCTCGTCTTGCATTCATTCCACTCCCCTTTTTGCGAAGGCCTAATATCACTATACCGTATCCCATTTTTAATGCCAATAGGTTTTTTACGATATTGTTTTAAAACGATGTGCAACGGCCTTTGGTTAGAGGAAACGAACTTAAAATTGATACGAGTTATTCAGTGACATCGATTCCTGCCATCTTCATTAAGTAAGCAGCATTTCGCGTTTTGGAAACGCCGTCTCGGAGCTTATAGTCAAAACTGATTTGCCCATTCACATAGTACTCCTGAAAATGATAATTCTTGATCCGGCTGCTTTCCTTTTCCAGCTCGCCCAGCTCCAAATCATGGGTCGAGATCAGTCCCAGGATGTTTGCCTGGGCGAACTTCTTGATCAGCACCTTCGCTCCGGTATGGCGATCAATCGAGTTGGTCCCTTTAAAGATCTCATCCAGTAAAAAGAATATGGTTTTACCCTCTTCCACCGCCCGGACGATCTCCTTAATCCGCAATAGCTCCGCATAGAATGCGGATATATTCTTTTCCAGATTATCATTGACCCGCATACAGGTATAGATTTCCATCAACGAGCATTGAAACGTTTTGGCGCAGACAGCCGTTCCGGCATAAGCCAGCACCAGATTGATGCCGACTGTTCGAAGCAGTGTGCTTTTTCCGGACATATTGGAACCGGTAATCAACAGGATGCTTCTGGGGGGGGCAAACTCCAAATCGTTGGCAACCGAAGATTTCGTCAGCAAGGGATGCCCCATTGCTTCAGCAGCAAAAACCGGGGAAGGCATTCCCCTGGACACAATCGGCATCGCCCATTCCGGGTGATCATAGGGCAATACCGCCAGACTGGCTAACGCTTCACATTCGGCTATGGTTTCCAACCAATTCGTGATGCCGTTGCCGGACTCAGCTTTCCATTTTTCCAGCGCGAACATATACTCATAATCCAGCAGGAAGAGAACGTTGAGAACTAAGAAGAACATATTGTTTCTATTGCCGATTCTGTCGACAATACCGGCCAGCTTATCAATCTGGGCGCAGGCTGTTTGTCCTTTTTTGTCTTTCAAGCCGCTTATTAAGTTGGTCAAATAGGGTGAATGATAGTTTTGTTTTTCCAGCAGACCGATCATTTTGGAATAGACCCGGATATTCTCCATATACTGAGCGGCAACACCCAGGGCCTTTCCCCTTTTTCCTGCATTAATCCGGGTAATGACCAATTGAACAAGAAGCGCCACAATGAGGGGCAGGTAATTCCGCTCGGCCTTGAGATACGTCAAAACGCCGATAACGACCGTTAAAACGGGCAGAAATCGGCAAATAAAAATAATCCACGGTGTCCTGTAGAACGCATCGATCTCCCTTGCCCAGGAAATCAGCGCTGCCGGATTATGCATCTTTGCTGTCAGCATCGCTTCCGCTTGGTACTGCTGCCGGAATTCCAGCTTAGCGGCCAGCTCGCGCACCGCTTCCTGCTTCTCCGTAATAATCTCCACCGTTTTAGGCGTCGAGATCAATATCTCCCTCAGCCGTATTCTACCCAGATACGTTTTCGCTGTATTAATAAACTGAAATAATCCGCCTTGGCCAAACAGATCCAGATCCTGTGAATACGGATGGTTATCATCCAAAAACTCTTTGCCGTCATCCGCAAACGCATGCCATTCCCCGCGGATCCGTTGAATGGCCTCTTTATTGATCTGCAGCAACATCGTGGTATATTTCTTCTTTTTAAAGTAGGACTCATGAACCGTCATTAA is a genomic window containing:
- a CDS encoding polyprenyl synthetase family protein produces the protein MITGAGINSEMQQLLISSLNAEYTDEKSFRWANFTLLACDYAKGNTMSALSAAIAMELFATAADIFDDIQDQDNDELPWRKISNAQALNLGLCFLMLSDKALSAVEDPQLYRLSKHVLNQTGLVACDGQFRETLYEESSRISLQQYFELVEQKSGALMSCAFQLGALFAGVSDSVLNGFGQVGIYYGIMNQIRNDLRDFLNFSKKRDFFNNTKTLPFTYLLSVLQEEKAVRFSHLAAKARQGRGAFGEKEQNDVMRLFHEEGVTPYCQVMYEKFKQKVLGVMEEFPADAVRKEKMIKLVVE
- a CDS encoding glutathionylspermidine synthase family protein, whose protein sequence is MSTEQLFEKYQQRVLANADTYIASYKQVFEEVAHSVAEYKDKPVEFLYQPMFLTETDIRRFTQLTHQLYGILEKVICKYLEDENFRVHFGFDPLLEALILKDPGYEPDIPIGRFDIFYNFDSGRFQFCELNTDGSSGMIEQQELARIFKASTAIKEIEKTHTLQDFELFDSWVQIVKNKYAEFSRSNDLPQVALVDWFSGKIPSEFIEYQKAFQRAGCPTRVVDVRSLDYRDGKLYHENFRIDCVYRRLVTAEAMAHADACKPFFDAYLNGDVCVVGPFRSQIAHNKVIFALLHDVEKTPFLSEEDRDFIREHIPYTRIFDSGDPQMVMAARENKDQLVLKPMDKYASHGVRIGRDYTSEQWEGIIREEAGQDYLLQEFCIVPKLPMAFFNRENVRFIDSNYIIGLYLYDGKFQGIYTRAGTKNIIGSIVECFTVPNFVVR
- a CDS encoding ABC transporter permease, coding for MGTLFYNKVGFITLLGREIQRFMKVPIQTILAPLISNILYLGIFGGMLRTQQVGIEGVNYLQFLVPGLASMGAIFAAFQNPSFSLVSQKFQNTLQDMNSYPISNAEISLAFILGGTFRGILVGIMTYVSTIVFIGMQLEHPWLFLMALAATSFFFASLGLICGLVLDNFEKMNFVLAIVITPLAYLGGVFFEIAKLPGILSAIRFINPIYPLVSITRAAYLGLYEGSIVVHIALTAVMMLASFLAAIILFNKGVGIKIR
- a CDS encoding ABC transporter ATP-binding protein, whose translation is MLTINDLSKTYQPAKKEALKHINLDIQKGEFTALLGQNGAGKTTLINILGGNVLKTGGKVIIDGYDLDTQALATKRIIGIVPQETGYDSTFPLYETLKKQSGYFGIRKNTDTIDELLEALYLQDKRNANIRELSGGMKKRFLIAKALVHRPKILILDEPTAGVDIEMRHTLYDFLIRLHASGTTIILTTHYIEEAEKLCNRIVIIDSGQIVADEPKVQLMEKFSRRVTVSFQFEHAVTPGDMACLAEFDPHIIDNNRVQLTALKTDLATVMARISQHQLVYSDLTIEKPKLEDIYLSFIHREETGNGHTVL
- a CDS encoding glutaredoxin family protein, whose protein sequence is MQLQLYYFDGCIYCQKVIRFIEQKNIPITYKNIHKEPDAYQELMRIGGKNQVPCLFIDGKPLYESNEIINWLRTN
- a CDS encoding cyclic nucleotide-binding domain-containing protein, encoding MQDEILSSLSKVTILDGLSTHELFELKKDFQWETFTKEAIIIEEGQKAQFLYLLVEGQVEINSRNQDYNTPQTFGPGQVFGDLSLVTGSASFYTAHCLEPCRFLRMTAEDFARMLLRWPRIYQTIIIQLSEYLNEANQMLSEKKYKEVLSSVIKLTEHQERYYGIWGSVRTTSEVEQTIEKLVNRVGNLLIRGERGTGRQMIAWHAHQRLFGETAPFVVVDGRRFEQQWEGLLSKTGTYSADSSGMPHYSLFDIALGGTIFIHDIDQISIAGQLKLAELLQYHKNKNFIIGSIQTTTSGEGQVVPELQSCFMHTHYVKPLRERKRDIPIITQGILEMLAQRNKRVLPSLTPEAMQLLLSHHYRQGNVNELIQVIERAFFLALEDVIGLEQIFFGPTSEKIGRKINLLQWSFFNKFFKESSGILWLRRISAVLFIVIIVGMITPLPISPELKVLALIWGLWWPIIAVVSPFLGRIWCTVCPFSTIMDFFQNRFHPKRTLPAVIVKYDYLIVSILFVLIFWIEVVSHMRYNLLYTGILLIVIQLAAICVSILYPRHNWCRHFCPLGGFIGVASIGSFMEVRADATVCLNKCTTLECYVGKGDIKGCPMSQHLPYLDNNLDCKLCFNCLRICPHHSVQVNIRIPAREVWHLTRINQGYVVFIGVILFILFPLNYFESLREVWSADKWLMWFSAAYITCALLGGVCGWWIGRPFKTKGASTRIKLVFAVIPLVIAGHIIYQARFIPGIDTIVLGLGSITANGFQSVFVPVLQVFQVSAALIGLLISVPAILIVLYRRKK
- a CDS encoding MutS family DNA mismatch repair protein, whose amino-acid sequence is MPTPEQKYSQLKEKYQSEIAEQTRRINWISNLRLIVFLLAAVLGMVLLVKKSYGLFGVGLGLFLIVFVYLMTVHESYFKKKKYTTMLLQINKEAIQRIRGEWHAFADDGKEFLDDNHPYSQDLDLFGQGGLFQFINTAKTYLGRIRLREILISTPKTVEIITEKQEAVRELAAKLEFRQQYQAEAMLTAKMHNPAALISWAREIDAFYRTPWIIFICRFLPVLTVVIGVLTYLKAERNYLPLIVALLVQLVITRINAGKRGKALGVAAQYMENIRVYSKMIGLLEKQNYHSPYLTNLISGLKDKKGQTACAQIDKLAGIVDRIGNRNNMFFLVLNVLFLLDYEYMFALEKWKAESGNGITNWLETIAECEALASLAVLPYDHPEWAMPIVSRGMPSPVFAAEAMGHPLLTKSSVANDLEFAPPRSILLITGSNMSGKSTLLRTVGINLVLAYAGTAVCAKTFQCSLMEIYTCMRVNDNLEKNISAFYAELLRIKEIVRAVEEGKTIFFLLDEIFKGTNSIDRHTGAKVLIKKFAQANILGLISTHDLELGELEKESSRIKNYHFQEYYVNGQISFDYKLRDGVSKTRNAAYLMKMAGIDVTE